The sequence CAGCCCTTAAGACTGCCGATTCAGGTTATCTAACTCGCCGTTTGGTTGATGTCGCTCAAGATGTCATTATTCGCGAAGATGATTGTGGTACAGATCGCGGTCTTACTATTACAGCTATTACTGATGGTAAAGAAGTTACTGAAACACTTGAAGAACGTCTGGTTGGCCGTTACACTAAAAAATCGGTAAGACATCCTGAAACCGGAGAAGTTATCGCTAGTCCTGATACATTGATTACAGAAGATATGGCCCATTATATTGCTGAAGCTGGTGTCAGTGAAGTGACTATCCGTTCTGTCTTTACATGTAATACGCGACATGGCGTTTGCCGTCACTGTTATGGAATAAATCTTGCTACTGGGGATGCTGTCGAAGTTGGTGAAGCAGTTGGTACAATTGCAGCTCAATCCATTGGTGAACCGGGTACACAGTTGACCATGCGTACTTTCCACACGGGAGGTGTGGCTTCAAATGCTGATATCACACAAGGTTTGCCTCGTATTCAAGAAATCTTTGAAGCTCGTAATCCAAAAGGTGAAGCCGTTATTACAGAAGTCAAAGGGCAAGTAACGGATATTGAAGAAGATGCTGCTACTCGGACGAAGAAGGTTTATGTCAAAGGAGCAACAGGTGAAGGAGAATACACAGTACCATTTACTGCTCGTATGAAAGTTCAAGTAGGTGATGAAGTTCATCGTGGCGCACCACTGACTGAAGGTTCTATCCAACCTAAGCATTTACTTGAAGTTCGTGATACCTTATCTGTTGAAACTTATCTTCTTGCAGAAGTGCAAAAGGTTTATCGCAGTCAAGGGGTAGAAATCGGTGATAAACACGTTGAAGTAATGGTACGCCAAATGCTTCGCAAAGTACGTGTTATGGATCCGGGAGATACAGGTTTGCTTCCAGGTATTCTTATGGATATTGCCGATTTTACAGATGCCAACAGAGATATTGTTATTGCTGGTGGTATTCCTGCAACAAGCCGTCCAGTTCTTATGGGAATTACCAAGGCATCACTTGAAACAAATTCATTCTTATCTGCAGCTTCCTTCCAAGAAACCACACGTGTGCTTACAGATGCAGCTATTCGTGGTAAGAAAGATCATCTTCTGGGGCTTAAAGAAAATGTCATTATTGGTAAGATCATTCCGGCTGGTACTGGTATGGCGCGTTACCGTAATCTTGAACCATTGGCTGTCAATGAAATTGAAGTCATTGAAGATTCTGAAGAACAAGAGGACACAGTAGAAGAGTAACTATTTAAAAGTATACTTATCTCTTAAAAAGATAGGTATGCTTTTTCTTATTTTTCTCATAAACGAGCAAAATTTTTTAAAAAATGAGAATTTTCCTATATAATAAAAGCAATAAGGAAATAAAACTATGTATCAAGTAATCAGAATGTATGGGGCTATGGAGCCGTGGTGGTTTTTGGATGATTGGAAAGAAGATATTATCAAGGTCCTTGAATTTGACAATTATCATGAAGCTTTGCAGTGTTACCAAAAAGAATGGGTAAAATTACGTCGCCGTTATTCCAACTTTAATAGTCATGGCGATATTATGACAGCTTTTTGGAATAAACAAGATCAACATTGGTGTGAAGAATGTGGTGACTATGTACAGCGGTATCATTCTCTTGCGCTTTTAACAGACTGGCAGGAAATCCCTAGCTCTTGGTTTCGACCAGCATTTACTAAACGAAATGATACCCCTTTTCGTCCCAAATGTTTTATTAAGCAAAAGAATGAACAAGGACAAAATTAGAAAAGTTAATTCAGTATTTGTATATCGTTTTAGGCTGAGATTCGTTCTCAGTTTTTTCTTTTTATTCAAAATAAATAAAAGACTTAATTTCTCTTGACTTTTTCGAATAGATAAGATGGGAGGTTTTATGGTTCAAAAATTAGGTAGAAAAATCATTGCAAAAGCTGTTCAAAATAAAGCACAGGATATCTATATTATTCCTAAAAAAGAATCTTATGAGCTTTATATGAGAATAGGAAATGAAAGGAGGTTTATTGATGTTTATGACCATCATTTCATGGCTAATCTTATTAGTCACTTTAAATTTGTTGCAGGAATGAATGTAGGTGAGAAAAGACGAAGTCAGCTGGGCTCTTGTGACTATTCTTATGATGAAGGGAAGGTTATTTCATTAAGGTTATCAAGTGTAGGAGATTATCGCGGTTATGAAAGTTTGGTTATTCGCTTACTTTTTCTGGACGTCACGATTTAAAATTCTGGTTTAACAGTATGGATTTGATTTTAAATGAAATCAAGGGGCGAGGGCTTTACCTTTTTCAGGTCCAGTTGGAAGTGGCAAAACAAGTTTGATGTATCAATTGGTAAAACTAAAATTTGAGACCAAACAGGTAATTACCATTGAAGATCCTGTGGAAATTAAGCAAGATAATATGTTACAACTGCAGCTTAATGAAAGCATTGATATGACTTATGATAATTTAATTAAATTATCTCTGAGGCATCGTCCGGATATTTTGATTATTGGGGAAATTCGAGATAAAGAAACCGCAAGGGCTGTTATCAGAGCTAGTCTAACAGGGGCAATGGTATTCTCAACTATCCATGCTAAAAGTATTCCAGGTGTTTATGCTAGGATGTTAGAATTGGGTACTAGTTCAGAAGAATTAAAAAATGCTTTGCGTGGTATTGTCTATCAACGTTTAATAGGAGGAGGAGGGATTATTGACTTTGCCAAAGGGGATTATCAAAACCACTCAGCAAAAAAGTGGAACAAACAAATTTATGACCTTTTTACAGCAGGATATATTACTGAAGGAGAAGCACAAGCAGAAGAAATTGAAGATTAAAAAGCAAAGAAAAGTTATTCAGCTTTTTAATAATCTCTTTACTAGTGGTTTTAATTTAACAGAAATTATAGATTTTTTAGAACGAAGTCACTTGTTAGCAGAAGTATACACAAAGAAAATGCGCCAAGGGTTGTTGAGTGGTCTGCATTTGGCTGAAATAATGAGTTCTTTGGGATTCTCAGATGATGTTGTTACTCAATTAGCACTTTCTGAAATTCATGGAAACACTCAAAAAAGTCTTTTAAAGATTGAATCCTATCTAAATAACCTGATACTTGTTAAAAAGAAATTAGTTGAGGTTATCACTTATCCAATCATTTTATTGATTTTTCTTGTCGTTATTATGTTGGGATTAAAGAATTATTTATTACCACAACTTGAAAAAGGGAATTTTGCAACTCGGTTGATTTCTAATTTTCCAACACTTTTCTTGCTGGGCTGTTGCTTTTTTATTTTGCTAGTTGGTATTTTTGCTTTCTTTTCACG comes from Streptococcus troglodytae and encodes:
- a CDS encoding DUF1033 family protein; amino-acid sequence: MYQVIRMYGAMEPWWFLDDWKEDIIKVLEFDNYHEALQCYQKEWVKLRRRYSNFNSHGDIMTAFWNKQDQHWCEECGDYVQRYHSLALLTDWQEIPSSWFRPAFTKRNDTPFRPKCFIKQKNEQGQN
- the comGB gene encoding competence type IV pilus assembly protein ComGB; translation: MTFLQQDILLKEKHKQKKLKIKKQRKVIQLFNNLFTSGFNLTEIIDFLERSHLLAEVYTKKMRQGLLSGLHLAEIMSSLGFSDDVVTQLALSEIHGNTQKSLLKIESYLNNLILVKKKLVEVITYPIILLIFLVVIMLGLKNYLLPQLEKGNFATRLISNFPTLFLLGCCFFILLVGIFAFFSRKLSRLHLIGFCSHLPFAGKYLQLYLTAYYAREWGNLIGQGVEMAQIVRLMQDQKSQLFREIGYDMEKALLSGQEFHQKVLDYPFFLKELSLMIEYGEVKSKLGNELEIYAEETWEHFFAKLKKATQFVQPLIFVFVAIVIVMIYAAMLLPIYQNMEVNL